The following are encoded in a window of Gossypium raimondii isolate GPD5lz chromosome 13, ASM2569854v1, whole genome shotgun sequence genomic DNA:
- the LOC105782897 gene encoding serine/threonine-protein kinase D6PK, giving the protein MATKGDSIRPSPIQISKTSKLVTVTPKTVPKGTQQVASEQDCVGMIDEIKGSKTYKLGAVDLLTKKVDLGLSLSHPKEVPSHVGSEVCQDGGLPEGSGEEEKKASEHGISSASAKSSDGATGLVKTSGSAKVGDHPDYTESGKSSMCRGSTSSDVSNESSYSSLSSRINRPNKTNDIRWEAIQAVQGKDGVLGLNHFRLLKRLGCGDIGSVYLSELSGTRCYFAMKVMDKASLASRKKLLRAQTEREILQSLDHPFLPTLYTHFETDKFSCLVMEFCPGGDLHTLRQRQPGKHFTEQAVKFYVAEVLLALEYLHMLGIVYRDLKPENVLVREDGHIMLSDFDLSLRCAVSPILVKSSSHESEPLRKNPVYCVQPACIEPSCIQPSCVAPTTCFSPRFFSSKSKKDRKPKNEMGKQVSPLPELIAEPTNARSMSFVGTHEYLAPEIIKGEGHGSAVDWWTFGIFLYELLFGKTPFKGSGNRATLFNVVGQPLRFPESPVVSFSARDLIRGLLVKEPQQRLAYKRGATEIKQHPFFEGVNWALIRCASPPEVPKPVEVERIPAPTSSAGSKPAVPATKDQNNYLEFDFF; this is encoded by the exons ATGGCCACCAAAGGTGATTCTATTCGGCCTTCACCTATACAAATCTCAAAGACAAGCAAATTGGTGACAGTTACACCAAAGACAGTACCAAAGGGTACACAGCAAGTTGCATCCGAGCAAGATTGTGTTGGAATGATAGATGAAATAAAGGGTTCGAAAACGTATAAATTAGGGGCCGTTGATTTGTTGACAAAGAAAGTAGATTTGGGTCTATCCTTGAGTCATCCGAAAGAAGTTCCCAGTCATGTTGGTTCTGAAGTGTGTCAGGATGGTGGACTACCAGAAGGTTCtggtgaagaagaaaagaaagcatCTGAACATGGAATTAGTTCAGCTTCGGCTAAATCGAGCGATGGGGCCACTGGCCTTGTCAAGACTAGTGGAAGTGCTAAAGTTGGTGATCATCCTGATTATACTGAGAGTGGTAAGAGCAGTATGTGTAGAGGTAGCACAAGCAGTGATGTAAGCAATGAAAGTTCGTATAGCAGCTTAAGTAGCCGAATCAACAGACCTAATAAGACAAACGATATAAGGTGGGAAGCTATACAAGCTGTCCAAGGAAAAGACGGCGTATTGGGTTTGAACCATTTCCGATTATTGAAGAGATTGGGTTGTGGGGATATTGGAAGTGTATACCTTTCAGAATTAAGTGGAACAAGGTGTTACTTTGCAATGAAGGTGATGGACAAAGCATCTTTAGCAAGTCGTAAGAAACTACTTCGAGCTCAAACCGAGCGAGAAATACTACAATCCCTGGACCATCCTTTCCTTCCAACATTGTATACCCATTTCGAGACtgataaattttcatgtttagtTATGGAGTTCTGCCCTGGCGGTGATTTGCATACACTACGACAGAGACAACCAGGAAAGCATTTTACTGAACAAGCAGTAAA GTTCTATGTAGCGGAAGTTCTTCTTGCTTTGGAATATCTCCACATGCTTGGTATTGTTTATCGTGATCTCAAGCCGGAAAATGTCCTTGTTCGAGAAGATGGACACATAATGCTTTCGGACTTTGATCTTTCCCTCCGTTGTGCTGTCAGCCCGATACTAGTCAAATCATCATCACACGAGTCAGAACCCTTGAGAAAGAATCCAGTTTATTGCGTACAACCAGCTTGCATTGAGCCCTCATGCATTCAGCCATCATGTGTGGCTCCTACAACATGTTTTTCACCTCGTTTCTTTTCATCAAAATCCAAAAAGGACCGAAAACCCAAGAATGAAATGGGGAAACAAGTCAGTCCATTGCCTGAGCTTATTGCCGAGCCAACCAATGCGCGGTCCATGTCGTTTGTGGGAACCCACGAGTACTTGGCACCTGAAATTATCAAAGGTGAGGGACATGGCAGTGCAGTTGATTGGTGGACCTTTGGGATCTTCTTGTACGAACTATTGTTTGGTAAAACTCCTTTCAAAGGGTCTGGGAACCGGGCAACACTCTTCAACGTTGTAGGGCAGCCCCTGAGATTTCCTGAATCACCCGTCGTAAGCTTTTCAGCCAGAGATTTGATAAGGGGCTTGCTAGTCAAAGAGCCACAGCAGAGATTGGCGTACAAGCGAGGTGCAACGGAGATTAAGCAACATCCTTTCTTTGAAGGTGTAAACTGGGCTTTAATCCGTTGCGCGAGTCCGCCAGAGGTTCCAAAACCAGTTGAGGTTGAGCGGATTCCAGCTCCAACATCATCAGCTGGTAGTAAACCTGCTGTTCCTGCAACCAAAGATCAAAATAACTATCTggaatttgatttcttttaa